The Bernardetia sp. genome has a segment encoding these proteins:
- the hemG gene encoding protoporphyrinogen oxidase produces the protein MIAIVGAGISGLSLAWHLHQKNIPYQIFEASSEVGGYLKTTQMGKNKAYLFEKGANSLLMDDEIFDFIQKSGFENELVYANKVSKSRFIVKDGKPKKLPTSPQGLLFSSFFSPTTKAKIFKELYSKKEELDPKITVGDFLEERFGKQLVDYAVSPFVTGIYAADAYQLLLKYTFPKITEYAEKHGSILKGFIKENGGSRKQSVSFKNGMQSFARHLAKSINVQYNHRVVSLKNSDFIERKNRRWVLEIEHDYRGQITTESLEFDKVFLTTPPSATANFLEPHFEKLALTIKDIHYPTMCLIHSVFKKKDVGFELNGFGALHPKVEGLFSAGTIWSSSVFEGRAPKDEVLFTGFVGGRQWQENAELPKKEILEKHTAELKQIYGIKKAPVIQQFIRWEKSVPQYDEQMLQVERQLKRLKKSDIYICANWFGGVSVSDCIKKGRDLALQFIADSNL, from the coding sequence AGCGAAGTAGGAGGGTACTTGAAAACTACTCAAATGGGAAAAAACAAGGCGTATTTGTTTGAAAAAGGAGCAAATTCGCTATTGATGGACGATGAAATCTTTGATTTTATACAAAAATCTGGTTTTGAGAATGAGCTTGTCTATGCTAATAAAGTCAGTAAGAGTCGTTTTATTGTTAAAGATGGAAAACCCAAAAAACTACCTACTTCACCACAAGGCTTACTCTTTAGTTCATTTTTTTCTCCAACAACTAAAGCCAAAATTTTTAAAGAACTCTATTCAAAAAAAGAAGAATTAGACCCTAAAATTACAGTAGGAGATTTTTTAGAAGAACGTTTTGGAAAACAGTTGGTAGATTATGCTGTAAGTCCTTTTGTTACAGGAATCTATGCAGCAGATGCCTACCAACTTTTACTCAAATATACTTTTCCAAAAATTACGGAATACGCTGAAAAACATGGTTCTATTTTGAAAGGTTTCATTAAAGAGAATGGTGGAAGTAGAAAACAATCTGTTTCATTTAAAAACGGAATGCAGTCTTTTGCTAGACATCTAGCAAAAAGCATCAATGTACAGTACAATCATAGAGTAGTTTCTCTGAAAAACAGTGACTTTATTGAGCGAAAAAATAGACGTTGGGTATTAGAAATAGAACACGATTATAGAGGGCAAATAACAACAGAAAGCCTAGAGTTTGACAAAGTTTTTCTGACAACACCACCTTCAGCAACTGCCAATTTTTTAGAACCTCACTTTGAAAAACTAGCTCTCACTATCAAAGACATTCATTACCCTACTATGTGTTTGATTCATAGTGTGTTTAAAAAGAAAGATGTAGGTTTTGAATTGAATGGTTTTGGCGCATTGCATCCAAAAGTAGAAGGTCTTTTTTCAGCAGGAACAATTTGGAGTAGTAGTGTATTTGAAGGGCGTGCGCCCAAAGATGAAGTTTTGTTTACTGGTTTTGTAGGAGGCAGACAGTGGCAAGAAAATGCAGAACTTCCCAAAAAAGAAATTTTGGAAAAACATACTGCCGAACTCAAACAAATCTATGGAATAAAAAAAGCCCCTGTTATTCAACAGTTTATAAGATGGGAAAAGTCTGTTCCTCAGTACGACGAGCAGATGCTTCAAGTAGAAAGACAACTCAAACGACTTAAAAAATCGGATATTTATATTTGTGCTAATTGGTTTGGAGGAGTTTCGGTAAGCGATTGTATTAAAAAAGGACGAGATTTAGCGTTGCAGTTTATCGCAGATTCAAATTTATGA
- a CDS encoding flagellar motor protein MotB, whose translation MKLYILFLLTLLVSLFTFSCVSPNKYKAKVAEVERKEQENERIRRQFYEAQKLLIQSSDSLREVIVSLQTKDYQLDSLQKVSQKAIKRNDSLYQKLKVNEEELVQKEQEILKKEKNISILRNRQYQRQRQSNEIQKSIKTAFSSLSKESFSVQEKSGRLYISFSNKLLFETASIDINSEGKKALQKLASILKNNTSQLDIWVEGHTDNMPVTGAELPFKDNWQLSALRASVVTQILVENGVSPKSIVAAGYGEHLPISSNQTAEGKSKNRRIEIVLLPKLDEIFELIGK comes from the coding sequence ATGAAATTATACATACTTTTTTTATTGACTTTGCTGGTCAGTTTATTTACTTTCTCGTGTGTCAGTCCAAATAAATACAAAGCTAAAGTAGCCGAAGTAGAGCGCAAAGAGCAAGAAAACGAACGTATCAGAAGGCAATTTTATGAAGCTCAAAAACTACTCATTCAAAGTTCAGATTCTTTGAGAGAGGTTATTGTTTCTTTACAGACAAAAGATTATCAGCTAGATAGCTTACAAAAAGTTTCTCAAAAGGCCATCAAAAGGAATGATTCATTGTATCAGAAACTAAAAGTTAATGAAGAAGAACTGGTACAAAAAGAACAGGAAATTCTAAAAAAAGAAAAAAACATCTCCATTCTTAGAAACAGACAGTATCAACGCCAAAGACAATCTAATGAAATTCAGAAGTCTATCAAAACAGCGTTTAGTTCACTGAGCAAAGAATCTTTTTCTGTCCAAGAAAAGTCTGGACGTTTGTATATTTCGTTTTCCAACAAACTTCTTTTCGAAACGGCAAGCATAGACATCAATTCGGAGGGTAAAAAAGCATTGCAAAAATTGGCTTCCATCTTAAAAAATAATACTTCACAACTAGATATTTGGGTAGAAGGACACACCGACAATATGCCTGTAACAGGTGCAGAGCTTCCTTTCAAGGACAACTGGCAACTTAGCGCACTTCGTGCTTCAGTAGTTACACAAATTTTAGTAGAAAATGGAGTTTCTCCGAAAAGTATTGTAGCAGCAGGTTATGGAGAGCATTTACCTATTTCTAGCAACCAAACAGCAGAAGGCAAAAGCAAGAACCGACGCATCGAAATCGTACTTTTGCCCAAACTAGATGAAATTTTTGAGCTGATAGGAAAGTAA
- a CDS encoding transporter substrate-binding domain-containing protein: MKYIFSFIFLFVINSLFGQSDSTKKIFFGSDYDYPPYEFINKKGEYDGFHIDLIKAIGNEMGYEVDIQLGNWTQIREELESPKGRINVVDMIYSEERAKKIDFLPHHDIVSYVIVRNRKNPPVKLIRQMKGKSVAVTANAIAEEYIKKQDPTIHRMESVTDLHALKMVAYGRCDYALINQYTAHKFIEEYSLDNLAVGEEFIFSKNLAFVVKKGDKKLARDIEMGMNRIKENGVYSELYVKWFDNEKEAYTILLKRLKWTAIILLSVSLIIGTWIFALRREVKRKTNTLRKEIKEKQKAQKLLFDKNEELEKRNYELDKFVYSVSHNVRSPIASALGLISVIQLEFDDNKNLSFYVSNIGTSLHKLDYYVNKILAYVANKNFKVKKERIHFDGFVIQLIEEAKFLEGAKEVEFRKDITQQLEFYSDTDRLYTILECLIANSVEYRAKRDEAAYVNISVRVTRKYANITIEDNGEGIQGEQLEKVFEMFYRGNERSKGTGLGLYVVKQTVDQLGGTLNLQSDYKKGSKFILQIPNLKKQELSTS, translated from the coding sequence ATGAAATACATATTTTCATTCATATTTTTATTTGTAATAAATTCTTTGTTCGGACAGAGTGATTCTACCAAAAAGATTTTTTTTGGTTCAGATTATGATTATCCACCTTATGAATTTATCAATAAAAAAGGAGAATATGACGGTTTTCATATAGACTTGATAAAAGCCATAGGAAATGAAATGGGATATGAAGTAGATATTCAATTAGGCAACTGGACACAAATAAGAGAAGAGCTAGAATCTCCAAAAGGAAGAATAAATGTAGTAGATATGATTTATTCTGAAGAGAGAGCTAAAAAAATAGATTTCTTACCTCACCACGATATTGTTTCTTATGTAATTGTCAGAAACAGAAAAAATCCTCCTGTAAAGCTCATTCGGCAAATGAAGGGTAAATCTGTTGCCGTAACAGCCAATGCTATTGCTGAAGAATATATAAAAAAACAAGACCCTACTATTCACAGAATGGAATCTGTAACAGATTTACATGCTCTCAAAATGGTAGCTTATGGCAGGTGTGATTATGCACTTATCAATCAATATACAGCACATAAGTTTATAGAAGAATACAGTTTGGATAACTTAGCCGTAGGAGAGGAATTTATTTTTTCTAAAAACTTGGCTTTTGTAGTCAAAAAAGGCGATAAAAAACTTGCTAGAGATATTGAAATGGGAATGAACCGAATAAAAGAAAATGGTGTCTATTCCGAGCTATATGTCAAATGGTTTGATAATGAAAAAGAAGCCTACACTATTTTACTTAAACGCCTAAAATGGACTGCTATTATTTTGCTTTCTGTTAGTTTGATAATAGGAACTTGGATTTTTGCTCTTCGCAGAGAAGTGAAGCGCAAAACCAATACGTTAAGGAAAGAAATAAAAGAAAAACAAAAAGCTCAAAAGCTCTTATTTGATAAGAATGAAGAATTAGAAAAACGAAATTATGAATTAGATAAGTTTGTATATAGTGTTTCGCATAATGTACGCTCGCCAATAGCTTCTGCACTCGGACTAATCAGTGTAATCCAACTAGAGTTTGATGATAATAAAAATTTATCTTTTTATGTTTCTAATATCGGAACAAGTTTGCACAAATTAGATTATTATGTCAATAAAATTTTAGCTTACGTAGCCAATAAAAACTTTAAAGTAAAGAAAGAACGTATTCACTTTGATGGTTTTGTTATCCAACTGATAGAAGAAGCCAAGTTTTTGGAAGGTGCAAAAGAAGTAGAGTTTAGAAAAGATATTACACAACAGTTAGAGTTTTATTCAGACACAGACCGTCTGTACACCATTTTGGAATGTCTGATTGCTAATTCGGTAGAATATAGAGCTAAACGAGATGAAGCAGCCTATGTAAATATTTCTGTACGAGTTACTAGAAAGTACGCTAACATTACGATAGAAGATAATGGAGAAGGTATACAAGGAGAACAGTTAGAGAAAGTTTTTGAAATGTTTTATAGAGGCAACGAACGTTCAAAAGGAACAGGCTTAGGGCTTTATGTTGTCAAACAAACCGTCGACCAGCTTGGAGGAACGCTTAATTTACAATCTGATTATAAAAAAGGGTCAAAATTTATTTTACAAATTCCTAACCTAAAAAAACAAGAACTATCTACTTCTTGA
- a CDS encoding heme exporter protein CcmB, which yields MNKKTNAFSQIFTLLQKEFRLEWRQRIALNSILLYLAATIFVCYLSFPLQKLPPLVWNALFWIILIFASINAIAKSFVQESEGRYMYFYTLFKPEVLIVAKMIYNTFLMLLISFLGVTGYVFVMGTPIQDWNLFLLIVLLGSIGFSTSLTLISSISAQTQNSSMLMAILSFPVILPLVLLLIDASKNAIDGLAWSVSKDEIMLLVGTDLVLAALAYILFPFLWRS from the coding sequence ATGAATAAAAAGACCAATGCCTTTTCCCAAATCTTTACACTTCTACAAAAAGAATTTCGACTAGAGTGGCGACAGCGAATTGCTCTAAATAGTATTTTACTCTATTTAGCAGCCACTATTTTTGTATGCTATTTGAGCTTTCCATTGCAAAAACTTCCTCCTTTGGTTTGGAATGCTCTCTTTTGGATAATCTTAATTTTTGCCAGCATCAATGCCATTGCTAAAAGTTTTGTGCAAGAAAGTGAAGGGCGTTATATGTACTTTTATACGCTCTTTAAACCTGAAGTACTGATTGTTGCCAAAATGATTTATAATACCTTTCTAATGCTTCTGATTTCATTTTTAGGCGTTACAGGATATGTTTTTGTGATGGGAACGCCTATTCAAGACTGGAACTTATTTTTATTGATTGTTTTGCTAGGTTCTATTGGTTTTTCTACTTCCCTTACTCTTATTTCTAGCATCTCGGCACAGACACAAAATAGCAGTATGCTAATGGCAATTCTTAGTTTTCCAGTGATTTTACCCTTAGTCTTGCTTCTGATTGATGCTTCCAAAAATGCTATTGATGGCTTAGCTTGGAGCGTTAGTAAAGATGAAATTATGCTTTTAGTGGGAACAGATTTAGTCTTGGCTGCACTAGCCTATATCCTTTTTCCTTTTTTATGGAGGAGTTGA
- a CDS encoding ABC transporter permease, with protein MNKIRIIIEREYLTRVRKKSFIIMSLIAPFLVIALMVIPAWLTSLDTGQKVIQVVDEGNLLERLSEIDNVKLDYPIQNNIEEAKENLKEKSKEFDGLLLIPRNVTAENTDGILLFADKNIPIQLEKKIERQIAKKLEERKLVQLGMNPVLIKEAKTKVTLTVTPLYSKESRTDSTVASIVAYLSAVMIYFFIFLYGAQVMRGVMEEKTNRIVEVIISSVKPFQLMLGKIIGVACVAFTQFLIWIVLGLVLFFTVSSIFSLENNMTPEEAQAIVAQSGGMASNLETDLAVQNILETVQTLNFPLIIGAFGFYFIMGYLVYGALYGAVGSIVDNQTDTQQFMLPITIPLITAIGIIGLVVNDPDGTVAFWASMFPLTSPLIMMVRIPFEPPLWEVAVSMLTLFFTFLGITWLVGRIYRIGILMYGKKPTYKEVSKWLFYKA; from the coding sequence ATGAATAAAATACGAATTATCATAGAAAGGGAATATTTGACTAGAGTTCGTAAGAAGTCGTTTATCATAATGTCTCTTATAGCTCCATTTTTAGTAATTGCTCTGATGGTAATTCCTGCTTGGCTAACTTCTTTAGACACAGGGCAAAAAGTAATACAGGTAGTAGATGAAGGTAATTTATTAGAAAGACTTTCAGAAATTGATAATGTAAAATTAGATTACCCAATTCAAAATAATATAGAAGAGGCAAAGGAAAATCTAAAAGAAAAATCTAAAGAATTTGATGGACTTCTGCTCATTCCAAGAAATGTTACGGCTGAAAATACAGATGGAATCTTACTTTTTGCAGATAAAAATATACCTATTCAACTAGAGAAAAAGATTGAAAGACAGATTGCTAAAAAACTGGAAGAGAGAAAATTAGTACAACTCGGAATGAATCCTGTCTTGATAAAAGAAGCCAAAACGAAAGTAACTCTAACTGTAACACCTCTGTATTCAAAAGAAAGTCGTACAGACTCCACAGTCGCAAGCATTGTGGCTTACCTTAGTGCTGTAATGATTTATTTCTTTATTTTCTTGTACGGAGCGCAAGTGATGCGTGGTGTGATGGAGGAAAAAACCAACCGAATCGTAGAGGTTATTATTTCTTCTGTAAAACCTTTTCAACTGATGCTAGGAAAGATTATAGGAGTAGCATGTGTAGCATTTACGCAATTTTTAATTTGGATTGTACTTGGCTTAGTCTTGTTTTTTACGGTTTCTTCTATTTTTTCTTTAGAAAATAATATGACACCAGAAGAAGCGCAAGCTATTGTCGCACAGTCTGGAGGAATGGCTTCTAACCTAGAAACTGATTTGGCAGTTCAGAATATTTTAGAGACTGTCCAAACACTTAATTTCCCTCTTATTATTGGAGCTTTTGGGTTTTATTTCATTATGGGATATTTGGTGTATGGTGCGCTCTATGGTGCTGTGGGTTCGATTGTAGATAATCAGACAGATACGCAACAATTTATGCTTCCCATTACCATTCCACTCATTACGGCTATCGGAATTATTGGCTTGGTAGTCAATGACCCAGATGGAACGGTTGCCTTTTGGGCTTCTATGTTTCCCTTAACTTCCCCTCTCATTATGATGGTCAGAATTCCTTTTGAGCCACCACTTTGGGAAGTAGCAGTTTCTATGCTTACCTTGTTCTTCACTTTCCTTGGTATTACTTGGCTTGTAGGGCGTATTTACAGAATTGGAATCTTGATGTATGGCAAAAAACCAACCTACAAAGAAGTTTCTAAATGGCTTTTTTATAAGGCTTAA
- a CDS encoding M42 family metallopeptidase produces the protein MNIEKIDIELLSRLTNAAGAPGYEDRIREQIQTEIKDFVDEMSIDNLGNLIAIKKGTSSEDKKVMVDAHMDEIAFMVTHIDDRGFVRFHPLGGFDPKTLTAQRVIVHGKKDMLGVLGTKAIHMMTAEERKKSAELDDYFVDLGLPKEEVEKFVSVGDTITRERDLVEIGNTISTKSLDNRIAVYILVETLKNLEATPYDVYAVFSVQEEVGLRGALVATRNINPDFAICLDTTVTNDMPSVAPQKQVTQLGKGTGIKIIDSQTICDPRMVDFLKATADRDNITWQAEVLPAGGTNTASLQRGGSGSIAGAISIPTRYLHQVTEMVHKDDVLASTKLLMAALETMDKYNWDR, from the coding sequence ATGAATATTGAAAAAATAGATATTGAACTACTCTCTCGTCTGACAAATGCAGCAGGCGCACCAGGGTATGAAGACCGAATCCGTGAGCAAATCCAAACAGAAATAAAAGATTTTGTAGATGAGATGAGCATTGATAATCTAGGCAATCTGATTGCTATAAAAAAAGGAACATCATCAGAGGATAAAAAAGTAATGGTAGATGCTCACATGGACGAAATTGCTTTTATGGTTACTCACATTGACGATAGAGGTTTTGTTCGTTTCCATCCCCTCGGAGGTTTTGACCCAAAGACCCTTACAGCACAACGTGTGATTGTTCATGGAAAAAAAGATATGTTGGGCGTTTTGGGAACAAAAGCCATCCACATGATGACTGCCGAAGAGCGTAAAAAATCAGCAGAACTAGACGATTATTTTGTCGATTTAGGACTTCCAAAAGAAGAGGTAGAAAAATTTGTTTCTGTGGGCGATACTATCACAAGAGAGCGAGATTTGGTAGAGATAGGAAATACAATTTCTACAAAATCGTTAGATAACCGAATTGCAGTATATATTTTAGTAGAAACTTTAAAAAATTTAGAGGCTACACCTTATGATGTCTATGCCGTTTTTTCTGTGCAAGAAGAAGTAGGTTTGCGTGGCGCATTGGTGGCTACTCGTAATATCAACCCAGATTTTGCTATTTGTTTAGACACGACTGTTACGAATGATATGCCTAGTGTTGCTCCTCAAAAACAGGTTACACAACTTGGAAAAGGAACAGGCATAAAAATTATTGACTCTCAAACTATCTGCGACCCTAGAATGGTAGATTTCTTGAAAGCGACGGCTGATAGAGATAACATCACTTGGCAAGCTGAAGTATTGCCTGCTGGTGGCACAAATACGGCTTCTTTGCAACGTGGTGGTAGTGGTTCGATTGCTGGCGCAATTTCTATTCCTACTCGTTATCTACACCAAGTAACAGAAATGGTGCATAAAGATGATGTTTTGGCAAGTACCAAACTTCTCATGGCTGCACTAGAAACTATGGACAAATACAACTGGGATAGATAA
- a CDS encoding M3 family metallopeptidase, which translates to MTKNTNQFLLLLLTFFAFTACKQEAKKENTDSTENTETTTENVLLQEWTGNYGGVPAFDKVKLEDVKPAMLKGMEMNLADIEKIANNPEPATFENTIEEMERAGQALDRAFTYYGILSSNMSSPEFREIDAELSPKFSEFQSKITQNEKLFQRIKTVYENSKQNPLEADQQRVVDLIYKSFEMNGAELSPEKKERYAAINKELSTLYTKFSNNVLHDEEGYITYLDSTQLGGLSEGFIKSAAKIATDNGKEGMYAITNTRSSMDPFLTYSTERELREKVWKNYYSRGDNADEYDNNKIIEEILKLRRERVELLGYENYAQWRLQDRMAKTPENAMNLMETVWKASIARVDEEVKDMQAVADKNGDNIKIEPWDYRFYAEKVRQAKYDLDSDEVKQYLQLDKLTEAMHYVAGRLFGYKFTPVPEGSVPVFHEDVKVWEVTNQDTGENIGLWYLDPYARKGKRSGAWATSYRSHTTFDGKKNVLASNNSNFVKSAPGQPLLVSWDDATTFFHEFGHALHALSSNVKYPTLNGGVRDYTEFQSQLLERWLSTDEVIDNYLVHQETGEPMPKELVAKIKKASTFNQGFGTTEYLASALIDMKLHLADPANIDVDKFERETLDKLGMPKELVMRHRTPHFGHVFSGEGYATAYYGYMWADVLTADAAEAFAEAEGGFYDAEMAEKLVKYLFAPRNAIDPAEAYKLFRGRDADMKALMRDRGFPVK; encoded by the coding sequence ATGACAAAAAACACAAACCAATTTTTACTTCTGCTACTGACTTTCTTTGCATTTACAGCTTGCAAGCAAGAAGCAAAAAAGGAAAATACAGACTCAACTGAAAACACAGAAACTACAACAGAAAATGTCTTGCTTCAAGAATGGACAGGCAACTATGGAGGTGTCCCAGCTTTTGATAAAGTAAAGCTAGAGGACGTAAAGCCAGCTATGCTCAAAGGAATGGAAATGAATTTGGCTGATATTGAAAAAATAGCCAATAACCCCGAACCTGCTACTTTCGAAAATACCATTGAAGAAATGGAGCGTGCAGGGCAAGCACTGGATAGAGCCTTTACCTATTATGGAATTTTGAGTAGCAATATGTCTTCACCAGAATTTAGAGAAATTGATGCAGAACTTTCGCCTAAGTTTTCAGAATTTCAATCTAAAATCACTCAAAATGAAAAACTTTTTCAACGCATTAAAACGGTATATGAAAACTCCAAACAAAATCCTTTGGAAGCAGACCAGCAGCGTGTAGTAGATTTGATATACAAAAGTTTTGAAATGAATGGCGCAGAACTTAGTCCAGAGAAAAAGGAGAGATATGCTGCTATCAACAAAGAACTCTCTACACTTTACACCAAATTTTCAAATAATGTCTTGCACGATGAGGAAGGTTATATCACTTATTTGGATTCTACGCAATTAGGAGGGCTTTCAGAAGGGTTTATAAAATCGGCTGCCAAAATCGCCACTGATAATGGAAAAGAAGGAATGTATGCTATTACAAACACTCGTTCTTCAATGGATCCGTTCTTGACGTATTCTACGGAAAGAGAATTGAGAGAAAAAGTTTGGAAAAACTACTATTCAAGAGGAGATAATGCAGATGAGTATGACAACAATAAAATTATTGAAGAAATCTTAAAACTTCGTAGAGAGCGTGTAGAGCTTTTGGGGTATGAAAATTATGCTCAGTGGCGTTTGCAAGACCGTATGGCAAAAACTCCAGAAAATGCAATGAATTTGATGGAAACAGTTTGGAAAGCCTCTATTGCTAGAGTAGATGAAGAAGTAAAAGATATGCAAGCTGTTGCAGATAAAAATGGAGATAATATCAAGATTGAGCCGTGGGATTATCGTTTTTATGCTGAAAAAGTAAGACAAGCAAAATATGACTTAGATTCTGACGAAGTAAAACAATATTTACAGCTTGATAAGCTCACAGAAGCAATGCACTATGTCGCAGGACGTTTATTCGGATATAAATTTACGCCAGTTCCAGAGGGTTCTGTGCCTGTTTTTCATGAAGATGTAAAAGTTTGGGAAGTAACTAACCAAGACACAGGGGAGAATATCGGACTTTGGTATCTTGACCCTTATGCAAGAAAAGGCAAACGTTCAGGGGCTTGGGCGACAAGTTATAGAAGTCATACCACTTTTGATGGAAAGAAAAACGTTTTGGCATCCAATAATTCCAATTTTGTAAAATCAGCACCAGGGCAACCTCTTTTGGTTTCTTGGGACGATGCTACTACATTTTTCCATGAGTTTGGACACGCACTCCACGCACTTTCATCAAACGTAAAATATCCAACACTGAATGGTGGAGTAAGAGACTATACAGAATTTCAATCACAACTTTTAGAACGTTGGCTTTCTACTGATGAGGTAATTGATAACTATTTAGTACATCAAGAAACAGGCGAACCGATGCCAAAAGAGTTAGTAGCCAAAATCAAAAAAGCCTCTACTTTCAATCAAGGTTTTGGAACGACAGAATACTTAGCTTCTGCTTTGATTGATATGAAACTCCACTTGGCTGACCCTGCAAACATTGATGTAGATAAATTTGAACGTGAAACATTAGATAAGCTTGGAATGCCAAAAGAGCTTGTGATGCGCCACCGTACACCACACTTTGGACACGTATTTTCTGGAGAAGGCTATGCAACAGCGTATTATGGCTATATGTGGGCAGATGTCTTGACAGCAGACGCAGCCGAAGCCTTTGCTGAAGCAGAAGGAGGATTTTATGATGCAGAAATGGCAGAAAAGTTAGTAAAATATCTTTTTGCACCACGCAATGCCATAGACCCAGCCGAAGCCTATAAACTATTCCGTGGGCGTGATGCTGATATGAAAGCCCTTATGAGAGATAGAGGTTTTCCTGTGAAGTAA
- the msrB gene encoding peptide-methionine (R)-S-oxide reductase MsrB, whose product MNTKTLILPILAIVFGLGLVAFIGITSNSSNNTSNQNVETEKSLEVQNYKKTNYNFNQNDTSMSDYKLKKSESEWKEELTEQEYRVLRQKGTERAFTGEFYDHHEKGVYTCGACHKKLFDSETKYESGSGWPSFYTAIDGSVDEIKDRSHGMVRTEVVCSNCGSHLGHVFNDGPRPTGMRYCINSVSLDFEKE is encoded by the coding sequence ATGAATACAAAAACTTTAATATTGCCTATACTAGCTATTGTTTTTGGATTAGGGTTGGTTGCTTTCATTGGCATTACCAGCAATAGTTCAAACAATACATCTAATCAGAATGTAGAGACAGAGAAAAGTCTTGAAGTTCAAAATTACAAGAAAACAAATTATAATTTCAATCAAAACGATACTTCTATGTCAGATTATAAATTAAAAAAATCGGAAAGTGAGTGGAAAGAAGAACTCACAGAACAAGAATACCGAGTATTGCGCCAAAAAGGAACAGAACGAGCGTTCACTGGAGAGTTTTACGACCACCACGAAAAAGGAGTTTATACGTGTGGAGCATGCCACAAAAAACTCTTTGATTCTGAAACAAAATATGAGTCGGGAAGTGGTTGGCCAAGCTTCTACACAGCTATTGATGGCAGCGTAGATGAGATCAAAGACCGTTCTCACGGGATGGTGCGTACAGAAGTGGTTTGTAGTAATTGTGGCTCACATCTAGGACATGTTTTTAATGATGGACCTAGACCAACAGGAATGCGTTATTGCATCAATTCGGTTTCCTTAGATTTTGAGAAAGAGTAA
- a CDS encoding ABC transporter ATP-binding protein, translated as MLELQDIYKKFPLMTDYAVNDVSFHLEKGKTLALLGESGSGKTTLLRMIAGLEKPTEGSITLQNKFIYNHSKSLFIKPEKRNIGLFFQHYALFPHLTVFKNIAYGLSSTSYTTSQKKQRVDEMLSLVELKGYEKRFPHELSGGQQQRIALARALAPQPQLLLLDEPFSNLDEQLKNEVRQQIKSILEKTQTTTILVTHDLQDALSLADQLAVMKNGKIEQLDTPQKLYHYPKTKYVATLFGEIQEVDKENKKVYTRPEWIEITEKKEEDLENSLVETLKIEDIKFYGNSYKITAKNYSEKLFKIQTNTFSSFEKGDELQIVVKKTFSLD; from the coding sequence ATGCTAGAACTACAAGATATCTATAAAAAATTTCCTCTGATGACAGACTATGCTGTCAATGATGTTTCTTTTCATTTGGAAAAAGGCAAAACATTGGCTCTACTTGGCGAAAGTGGAAGTGGAAAAACTACACTTTTGAGAATGATAGCAGGATTAGAAAAACCGACAGAAGGCTCTATCACTTTGCAAAACAAATTTATTTATAATCATTCAAAATCGTTGTTTATAAAACCCGAAAAACGAAACATTGGCTTGTTTTTTCAACACTATGCACTTTTTCCTCATCTGACAGTTTTTAAAAATATTGCTTATGGGCTTAGTAGTACAAGCTATACTACATCACAAAAAAAACAGCGAGTAGATGAAATGCTCTCTTTGGTAGAACTTAAAGGTTATGAAAAACGATTCCCACATGAACTTTCTGGAGGACAGCAACAGCGCATTGCTTTAGCTCGTGCGCTCGCCCCACAGCCTCAACTTTTACTTTTAGATGAGCCATTTTCCAACCTTGATGAACAACTCAAAAATGAAGTTAGGCAGCAAATCAAATCTATTTTAGAAAAAACACAAACTACAACTATTTTAGTAACTCACGATTTGCAAGATGCTTTGTCTTTGGCAGACCAACTTGCTGTTATGAAAAATGGAAAAATAGAACAGCTAGACACACCTCAAAAATTGTATCATTATCCAAAAACAAAATATGTAGCTACTCTTTTCGGTGAAATTCAAGAAGTTGATAAAGAAAATAAAAAAGTTTATACTCGTCCAGAGTGGATTGAAATCACAGAAAAAAAAGAAGAAGACTTAGAAAACAGCCTTGTTGAGACATTAAAAATAGAAGATATTAAATTTTACGGGAATAGTTATAAAATTACAGCAAAAAACTATTCAGAAAAATTGTTTAAAATTCAGACCAATACATTTTCATCTTTTGAAAAAGGCGATGAGTTACAAATTGTTGTAAAAAAGACTTTTTCTTTAGATTAA